One stretch of Halobaculum marinum DNA includes these proteins:
- a CDS encoding geranylgeranyl reductase family protein produces MYDFVVVGVGPAGARFARRAAEAHYDVLALEKGEVGKPLACSGHVSTDIWEYVPADAKERLLQNRVYGADFHVGGADSPSRRFYKREEISNVIDRVELDRTLADAARDAGADVREGHTVTAVEERAGYVEVTASVGGAEETFEARMVAGADGPVSRVRRQLDLPEPAEKLHGVLAFDDEPDHGDYVDVHLTAPRFFAWRIPRGDAGVEYGLAAPPGHEVNDLFDRLTDEYDVETDHFCSGAIPIGPPERTTATRGFLLGDAAAQTKPFTGGGILYGMRAADVAADVIDPQDPNTLPRYEEGWREELSREIRFGHWIRRAYSLPEPVQRAGLWALSGEIGVHMDEPSSFFSREHLKKLFS; encoded by the coding sequence ATGTACGACTTCGTCGTGGTCGGCGTCGGTCCGGCGGGCGCGCGCTTCGCCCGCCGGGCCGCCGAGGCCCACTACGACGTGCTCGCCCTGGAGAAGGGGGAGGTGGGTAAGCCACTCGCCTGCTCGGGGCACGTCTCGACGGACATCTGGGAGTACGTCCCCGCGGACGCGAAGGAGCGCCTCCTCCAGAACCGCGTGTACGGTGCGGACTTCCACGTCGGCGGCGCCGACTCGCCGTCACGGCGCTTCTACAAGCGCGAGGAGATCTCCAACGTCATCGACCGGGTCGAGTTGGATCGCACGCTCGCGGACGCGGCGCGCGACGCTGGCGCGGACGTGCGCGAGGGCCACACCGTCACCGCGGTCGAAGAGCGGGCGGGCTACGTTGAGGTGACCGCCAGCGTCGGCGGCGCCGAGGAGACGTTCGAGGCGCGGATGGTCGCGGGCGCCGACGGCCCCGTCTCGCGGGTCCGCCGCCAACTCGACCTCCCCGAGCCAGCCGAGAAACTCCACGGCGTGCTCGCGTTCGACGACGAGCCGGACCACGGCGACTACGTCGACGTTCACCTCACCGCGCCGCGGTTCTTCGCGTGGCGCATCCCCCGCGGCGACGCGGGCGTCGAGTACGGCCTCGCCGCGCCGCCGGGCCACGAGGTGAACGACCTATTCGACCGCCTCACCGACGAGTACGACGTGGAGACCGACCACTTCTGCTCGGGTGCGATCCCCATCGGCCCGCCCGAGCGGACGACCGCGACGCGGGGCTTCCTGCTGGGCGACGCCGCCGCCCAGACGAAGCCGTTCACCGGGGGCGGCATCCTGTACGGGATGCGCGCGGCCGACGTGGCCGCCGACGTGATCGACCCGCAGGACCCGAACACGCTCCCGCGCTACGAGGAGGGGTGGCGCGAGGAACTGAGCCGCGAGATCCGGTTCGGTCACTGGATCCGTCGGGCCTACTCGCTCCCGGAGCCGGTGCAGCGCGCGGGGCTGTGGGCCCTCTCGGGTGAGATCGGCGTCCACATGGACGAGCCGAGTTCGTTCTTCTCGCGCGAGCACCTGAAGAAGCTGTTCTCGTAA
- a CDS encoding WD40/YVTN/BNR-like repeat-containing protein, whose protein sequence is MTTVYAAMGDRFVVVDPDAETATAAASLDGRSLECVAVHPEAPDRVFVGTFESGLWRSTDGGESFERVGAEAIEQEAVMAVAVSPNDPDVIWVGTEPSRVYRSVDGSDTWSHRDGLTDLPSSDDWAFPPRPHTHHVRWIEPDPADPDHLYVAVEAGALVTTHDAGATWADRVPDSRRDTHSMATHPGAPGRAWCAAGDGYAETSNGGETWTHPQSGLDRTYCWSVAVDTADPETVFVSAARGAFEAHTAERAETYVYRRADDDWERLDGRGLPLGEGVTRPVLAAGDTGGEFFALSNRGLYRTADGGDSWDEIDVDWPERTRRQTARGLAVVP, encoded by the coding sequence ATGACCACCGTGTACGCCGCGATGGGAGACCGCTTCGTCGTCGTCGACCCCGACGCCGAGACCGCGACCGCGGCGGCGTCGCTCGACGGCCGCTCGCTGGAGTGTGTCGCCGTCCACCCCGAGGCACCCGACCGCGTGTTCGTCGGCACGTTCGAGTCCGGGCTGTGGCGGTCGACCGACGGCGGCGAGTCGTTCGAGCGCGTCGGCGCCGAGGCGATCGAACAGGAGGCCGTGATGGCGGTGGCGGTATCGCCGAACGACCCAGACGTGATCTGGGTCGGCACCGAGCCGTCGCGCGTCTACCGCTCCGTCGACGGCAGTGACACCTGGAGCCACCGCGACGGCCTCACCGACCTCCCGTCCAGCGACGACTGGGCGTTCCCGCCACGTCCGCACACCCACCACGTCCGGTGGATCGAACCTGACCCGGCCGACCCCGACCACCTCTACGTCGCCGTCGAGGCGGGCGCCCTTGTCACGACGCACGACGCGGGGGCGACGTGGGCGGACCGCGTTCCCGACTCGCGCCGGGACACCCACTCGATGGCGACCCACCCCGGTGCGCCCGGTCGGGCGTGGTGTGCCGCCGGCGACGGCTACGCCGAGACGAGCAACGGCGGCGAGACGTGGACGCACCCGCAGTCCGGGCTCGACCGGACGTACTGCTGGAGCGTTGCGGTCGACACCGCCGACCCCGAGACGGTCTTCGTGTCGGCAGCGCGAGGCGCGTTCGAGGCACACACCGCCGAGCGCGCCGAGACGTACGTGTACCGCCGCGCCGACGACGACTGGGAGCGACTCGACGGTCGCGGCCTCCCGCTCGGCGAGGGTGTGACCCGACCGGTGCTCGCGGCGGGCGACACCGGCGGGGAGTTCTTCGCGCTGTCGAATCGCGGGCTGTACCGGACCGCAGACGGCGGAGACTCGTGGGACGAGATTGACGTCGACTGGCCCGAGCGGACTCGCCGGCAGACCGCCCGCGGACTGGCGGTCGTCCCGTAG
- the uvrA gene encoding excinuclease ABC subunit UvrA — protein MPKEFIEVRGAEENNLKDLDVEIPREQFNVVTGLSGSGKSSLAFDTVYAEGQRRYIESLSAYARNFLGQMDKPQVESVEGLSPAISIDQKNAANNPRSTVGTVTELHDYLRLLYARVGHPHCPECGREVGEQSAQQMVRRVFELPEGTRAMIAAPVVRDQKGAFEDLFDELVADGYSRVEVDGEQYDLSLDRPELDENYDHTVDVIVDRVKVREEDRSRITDSVETALEEAEGVLKVILPDPPEDTDLGGNRSRSTGDLAGEGDDRLVVEFSEDLACNHCGIDFSEIETRSFSFNSPHGACPECEGIGSTKEVDEDLVVTDPSQPIKHVFEPWSYNRSYYRTRLDNVAEHFGVDVETPFEELSDSQQRQFLYGTDDVVNFEQQTRNGVRRKTQRFEGVIPNLERRHVETDSDRTREHIEEFMAVTTCPECEGTRLKPQSRSVYVDDTAITEVNQLSIGDALAHFEGMEETLTERERTIATEILKEIRARLGFMEEVGLEYLTLDREASTLSGGESQRIRLATQVGSGLVGVLYVLDEPSIGLHQRDNDRLLDTLEGLRDLGNTLLVVEHDEATMRRADNIVDIGPGPGKRGGEIVAQGDFDDIVNTDDSVTGDFLAGREVVEVPESRRDSDAALTIEGARQHNLKDVDVDIPVGQFTAITGVSGSGKSTLMHDVLYKGLAREMNDNTEVDPGDHDRITGMDNIEGVRLIDQSPIGRTPRSNPATYTDVFDYVRELFAETKLANQRGYDKGRFSFNVKGGRCEECGGQGTVKIEMNFLSDVHVPCEECGGARYNDETLDVTYKGATIADVLDMSVDEAYDFFESHSGLERRLGLLKDVGLGYMQLGQPSTTLSGGEAQRVKLAEELGKKDAGETLYLLDEPTTGLHKADERKLIDVLHRLTDKGNTVVVIEHELDLVKNADHVLDLGPEGGEGGGEVVAAGTPEEVAATDDSHTGRYLRDYLPKVDVEGPRSDRRMPALAAEESADDDEGDGERVEAPATDD, from the coding sequence GTGCCCAAGGAGTTCATCGAGGTCCGCGGCGCCGAGGAGAACAACCTCAAGGACCTCGACGTGGAGATTCCGCGCGAGCAGTTCAACGTCGTCACCGGCCTCTCCGGGTCGGGGAAGTCGTCGCTGGCGTTCGACACCGTGTACGCCGAGGGCCAACGCCGCTACATCGAGTCGCTGTCCGCGTACGCCCGCAACTTCCTCGGGCAGATGGACAAGCCGCAGGTCGAGAGCGTCGAGGGACTCTCGCCGGCCATCTCCATCGACCAGAAGAACGCCGCGAACAACCCGCGCTCGACGGTGGGGACCGTCACGGAACTACACGACTACCTGCGTCTGCTGTACGCCCGTGTCGGCCACCCGCACTGCCCGGAGTGTGGCCGCGAGGTCGGCGAGCAGTCGGCCCAGCAGATGGTCCGGCGCGTGTTCGAGTTGCCCGAGGGAACGCGGGCGATGATCGCCGCACCCGTCGTGCGCGACCAGAAGGGCGCGTTCGAGGACCTGTTCGACGAACTCGTCGCGGACGGCTACTCGCGCGTCGAGGTCGACGGCGAGCAGTACGACCTCTCGCTCGACCGCCCCGAACTGGACGAGAACTACGACCACACGGTCGACGTGATCGTCGACAGGGTGAAGGTCCGAGAGGAGGATCGCTCGCGCATCACCGACTCCGTCGAGACGGCGCTGGAGGAGGCCGAGGGCGTCCTGAAGGTGATCCTCCCGGACCCGCCCGAGGACACGGATCTGGGCGGCAACCGCTCGCGGTCGACGGGCGACCTCGCTGGCGAGGGCGACGACCGTCTCGTCGTCGAGTTCTCCGAGGACCTCGCGTGCAACCACTGCGGGATCGACTTCTCGGAGATCGAGACGCGGTCGTTCTCGTTCAACTCCCCTCACGGCGCCTGCCCCGAGTGTGAGGGGATCGGGTCGACGAAGGAGGTCGACGAGGATCTGGTCGTCACGGACCCCTCCCAGCCGATCAAACACGTGTTCGAGCCGTGGAGCTACAATCGCTCGTACTACCGCACTCGCCTCGACAACGTCGCCGAGCACTTCGGCGTCGACGTGGAGACGCCGTTCGAGGAGCTGTCTGACTCCCAGCAGCGCCAGTTCCTGTACGGCACCGACGACGTGGTCAACTTCGAGCAGCAGACGCGCAACGGTGTCCGCCGCAAGACCCAGCGCTTCGAGGGCGTCATCCCGAACCTCGAACGCCGCCACGTCGAGACGGACTCCGACCGCACGCGCGAGCACATCGAGGAGTTCATGGCCGTCACCACCTGCCCCGAGTGCGAGGGGACGCGCCTGAAGCCCCAGTCGCGGTCCGTCTACGTCGACGACACCGCCATCACCGAGGTGAACCAGCTGTCGATCGGCGACGCGCTCGCCCACTTCGAGGGGATGGAGGAGACGCTCACCGAGCGCGAGCGCACCATCGCCACGGAGATCCTCAAGGAGATCCGCGCGCGCCTCGGGTTCATGGAGGAGGTCGGGCTGGAGTACCTCACGCTCGACCGCGAGGCCTCGACGCTCTCGGGCGGCGAGAGCCAGCGCATCCGCCTCGCCACGCAGGTCGGCTCCGGGCTGGTCGGCGTGCTGTACGTGCTCGACGAGCCGTCCATCGGCCTCCACCAGCGCGACAACGACCGCCTGCTCGACACGCTGGAGGGGCTGCGCGACCTCGGCAACACCCTACTCGTCGTCGAGCACGACGAGGCGACGATGCGTCGCGCGGACAACATCGTCGACATCGGTCCCGGGCCGGGCAAGCGCGGCGGCGAGATCGTCGCGCAGGGCGACTTCGACGACATCGTGAACACCGACGACTCGGTGACGGGCGACTTCCTCGCCGGTCGCGAGGTCGTCGAAGTGCCCGAGTCGCGCCGCGACAGCGACGCCGCGCTCACCATCGAGGGCGCCCGCCAGCACAACCTGAAGGACGTCGACGTGGACATCCCGGTCGGGCAGTTCACCGCCATCACGGGCGTCTCCGGGTCGGGAAAGTCGACGCTGATGCACGACGTGCTGTACAAGGGCCTCGCGCGCGAGATGAACGACAACACGGAGGTCGACCCCGGCGACCACGACCGCATCACCGGGATGGACAACATCGAGGGCGTGCGCCTCATCGATCAGTCGCCCATCGGGCGGACGCCGCGCTCGAACCCCGCGACGTACACCGACGTGTTCGACTACGTCCGCGAACTGTTCGCGGAGACCAAACTCGCCAACCAGCGCGGCTACGACAAGGGGCGCTTCTCGTTCAACGTGAAGGGCGGCCGCTGTGAGGAGTGCGGCGGACAGGGGACCGTCAAGATCGAGATGAACTTCCTGTCGGACGTGCACGTCCCCTGCGAGGAGTGTGGCGGCGCCCGCTACAACGACGAGACGCTCGACGTGACGTACAAGGGCGCGACCATCGCCGACGTGCTCGACATGAGCGTCGACGAGGCGTACGACTTCTTCGAGTCCCACTCGGGGCTCGAACGCCGGCTCGGCCTCCTGAAGGACGTGGGGCTCGGCTACATGCAACTGGGCCAGCCGTCGACCACGCTGTCGGGCGGCGAGGCCCAGCGCGTGAAGCTCGCCGAGGAGCTCGGCAAGAAGGACGCCGGCGAGACGCTGTACCTGCTCGACGAGCCGACGACGGGCCTCCACAAGGCCGACGAGCGCAAGCTCATCGACGTGCTCCACCGCCTCACCGACAAGGGGAACACGGTCGTCGTGATCGAGCACGAACTCGACCTCGTGAAGAACGCCGACCACGTCCTCGACCTCGGGCCAGAGGGCGGCGAGGGCGGCGGCGAGGTCGTCGCCGCGGGCACCCCTGAGGAGGTCGCCGCGACCGACGACTCCCACACGGGGCGGTACCTCCGCGACTATCTCCCGAAAGTCGACGTCGAGGGACCACGCTCGGACCGCCGGATGCCCGCACTCGCTGCCGAGGAGAGCGCGGACGACGACGAGGGCGACGGTGAGCGGGTGGAAGCGCCCGCGACGGACGACTGA
- a CDS encoding penicillin acylase family protein — MTERSGDLTRRALLAAVGGGAVAGGFLGPVRGYLSAFAPLSGGTWDAAADDPPVRVDSAHGDATLRYDDAGVPRIEAETEAALSFAAGYAQGADRLFQMDLQRRQLRGNLSAVVGEATLDSDRFHVGMDFAAAADATWAEVRDTDAGPLVEAYCDGVNRARADLPLPVEFTLLDYEPAPWTPADVMLAEKLIAWGLTGSFRTLRKETLRAELGADAATTLIPDRLDHDAAILGHDGATNDWPVPLGSAVRPPAEDDDRSTRAALGTDPGLDRWLSGVEPPAWAGSNSWAVSGEHTASGDPIMANDPHLTLMAPPVWYEQVLRHPEYEVRGVTFPGVPFVVIGENDRGAWGFTNAGCDVIDFYEYETRADGTEYRYGDRWRSFDIETRTIEVAGAPDVDVDVKKSAHGAVLGATAGGDEFRSELGVAWTGLSATRTTSAILDLNRSRGAADVDEALRRFDEPTQCFVYAGHDGSVRYRVTGQVPIRRTDGDAVAGNRVFDGTAREGEWAGYTPYGESSWDGFIPYEEMPHVDDPPYVGTANQRVVDDAEYPYYLAEDYSEPFRGIRLWERLDALVDGGDVTAADLRDLQRDVHDGRLAHFRPVLEDARDELSGAARDDLGTVLEWDGEAVGSERAPLLFVHFLDAYEGRFVADALGDLDGRRDAAAYAPTQWVLATLGDEWFDGGRAVAAADAFEKARERVGAEGWELYRDYNRTRIDHPFDQSFLNYPRYPTDGSAATLFNFRVEAGAGSSWRQVCPQNDTPSRCILPGGNDGNPYAESYDDQLAAWANGEFKPMDRAMSGDLAVRFVGGDEA, encoded by the coding sequence GTGACCGAACGTTCAGGCGATCTCACGCGGCGAGCGCTGCTCGCCGCGGTCGGCGGCGGGGCGGTGGCGGGCGGCTTCCTCGGCCCCGTGCGGGGCTACCTCTCGGCGTTCGCGCCGCTCTCGGGCGGCACCTGGGACGCCGCGGCCGACGACCCGCCGGTTCGGGTCGACAGCGCCCACGGCGACGCGACCCTCCGCTACGACGACGCCGGGGTGCCCCGGATCGAGGCGGAGACGGAGGCCGCGCTGTCGTTCGCCGCTGGCTACGCGCAGGGCGCCGACCGACTGTTCCAGATGGACCTCCAGCGCCGCCAACTGCGGGGCAACCTCTCCGCCGTCGTCGGCGAGGCGACGCTCGACTCCGACCGCTTCCACGTCGGGATGGACTTCGCGGCGGCCGCCGACGCGACGTGGGCTGAGGTCCGCGACACCGACGCGGGACCGCTCGTCGAGGCGTACTGCGACGGCGTCAACCGCGCCCGCGCGGACCTGCCGCTCCCGGTCGAGTTCACACTCCTCGACTACGAACCCGCACCCTGGACGCCCGCCGATGTGATGCTCGCGGAGAAGCTGATAGCGTGGGGGCTGACGGGGAGCTTCCGGACGCTCCGGAAGGAGACGCTCCGCGCGGAACTGGGCGCCGACGCGGCGACCACCTTGATACCAGACCGTTTGGACCACGACGCAGCGATCCTCGGGCACGACGGCGCGACGAACGACTGGCCGGTGCCGTTGGGCAGCGCCGTCCGCCCGCCTGCGGAGGATGACGACAGGAGCACCCGCGCCGCGCTGGGCACCGATCCGGGACTGGACCGGTGGCTCTCGGGCGTCGAGCCGCCCGCGTGGGCGGGGTCGAACTCGTGGGCGGTGTCTGGCGAGCACACCGCCAGCGGCGACCCGATCATGGCGAACGACCCGCACTTGACGCTCATGGCGCCGCCGGTGTGGTACGAGCAGGTGCTCCGCCACCCAGAGTACGAGGTTCGGGGCGTCACCTTCCCGGGCGTCCCGTTCGTCGTCATCGGCGAGAACGACCGCGGCGCGTGGGGGTTCACCAACGCCGGGTGCGACGTGATCGACTTCTACGAGTACGAGACGCGCGCCGACGGGACGGAGTACCGCTACGGCGACCGCTGGCGCTCGTTCGACATCGAGACACGCACCATCGAGGTCGCCGGCGCGCCGGACGTGGACGTCGACGTGAAGAAGTCCGCCCACGGTGCGGTGCTCGGGGCGACCGCGGGCGGCGACGAGTTCCGCAGCGAACTCGGTGTCGCGTGGACCGGGCTCTCGGCGACCCGGACGACGAGCGCGATTCTGGATCTCAACCGGTCGCGCGGCGCCGCCGACGTCGACGAGGCGCTCCGGCGCTTCGACGAGCCGACCCAGTGCTTCGTGTACGCCGGGCACGACGGCTCGGTTCGCTACCGCGTCACGGGGCAGGTGCCGATCCGACGAACCGACGGCGACGCGGTCGCCGGAAATCGCGTGTTCGACGGCACCGCCCGCGAGGGAGAGTGGGCGGGCTACACGCCGTACGGCGAGTCGTCGTGGGACGGGTTCATCCCGTACGAGGAGATGCCCCACGTCGACGACCCGCCGTACGTCGGCACCGCGAACCAGCGCGTCGTCGACGACGCGGAGTACCCGTACTACCTCGCGGAGGACTACAGCGAGCCGTTCCGCGGCATCCGCCTGTGGGAGCGCCTCGACGCGCTCGTTGACGGCGGCGACGTGACTGCCGCGGACCTCCGCGACCTCCAGCGCGACGTGCACGACGGTCGACTGGCGCACTTCCGGCCGGTGCTGGAGGACGCCCGCGACGAACTCTCCGGCGCCGCCCGCGACGACCTCGGCACCGTTCTCGAGTGGGACGGCGAGGCGGTCGGATCCGAGCGAGCCCCGCTGCTGTTCGTCCACTTCCTCGACGCCTACGAGGGGCGGTTCGTCGCCGACGCGCTCGGCGACCTCGACGGGCGCCGCGACGCCGCCGCGTACGCACCGACGCAGTGGGTGTTGGCGACGCTCGGCGACGAGTGGTTCGACGGCGGGCGCGCCGTCGCCGCCGCAGACGCCTTCGAGAAGGCCCGCGAACGGGTCGGCGCCGAGGGGTGGGAACTGTACCGCGACTACAACCGCACGCGGATCGACCACCCGTTCGACCAGTCGTTCCTCAACTACCCGCGCTACCCGACCGACGGTTCGGCGGCGACGCTGTTCAACTTCCGCGTCGAGGCTGGCGCGGGCAGCAGTTGGCGACAGGTGTGCCCGCAGAACGACACGCCCTCTCGGTGCATCCTCCCCGGCGGCAACGACGGCAATCCGTACGCGGAGTCGTACGACGACCAGTTGGCCGCGTGGGCGAACGGCGAGTTCAAGCCGATGGACCGGGCGATGAGCGGCGACCTCGCGGTGCGGTTCGTCGGAGGTGACGAGGCGTGA
- a CDS encoding DUF7383 domain-containing protein: protein MTERATYATVYVGAQLSPDGAQLDLDWADDAGDRTADHEFEVSTDDPREAYLEIQAFDVAEYGHEVLVNDEPLTGFDIPPNDGWQLWTDTVSGTDLRAGTNTLAFARDADTDDAFAVGTVRVHWKEPAGGFQPKDPVEK, encoded by the coding sequence ATGACCGAACGTGCGACGTACGCGACCGTCTACGTCGGCGCTCAGCTGTCGCCCGACGGCGCACAGTTGGACCTCGACTGGGCCGACGACGCGGGGGATCGGACCGCCGACCACGAGTTCGAGGTGTCGACCGACGACCCCAGAGAGGCGTACCTGGAGATTCAGGCGTTCGACGTCGCCGAGTACGGCCACGAGGTGCTCGTCAACGACGAACCGCTCACCGGCTTCGACATCCCGCCGAACGACGGCTGGCAGCTGTGGACGGACACCGTATCCGGGACCGACCTCCGAGCGGGGACCAACACGCTCGCGTTCGCACGCGACGCCGACACCGACGACGCCTTCGCGGTGGGCACCGTCCGCGTCCACTGGAAGGAGCCGGCGGGGGGATTCCAGCCGAAGGATCCCGTCGAGAAGTAG
- the thsB gene encoding thermosome subunit beta, translating to MIIMGEDSQRVKDKDAQEYNISAARAVAEAVRSTLGPKGMDKMLVDSMGDVTITNDGVTILQTMDIDNPTAEMIVEVAETQEDEAGDGTTTAVAIAGELLKNAEDLLEQEIHPTAIIKGFHLASEQARAEVDDIATPVDPDDEELIRKVAETSMTGKGAELEKEVLADLIYRAVKQVTVEADDGSHVVDLENIAMETQTGRSAGESELLQGAVVDKDPLHDDMPSEVEDAKVLLLNDPIEVEEADVDTQVSIDSPDQLQQFLDQEEEQLKAKVEAIKQTGANVVFCQKGVDDLAQHYLAKEGILAARRVKKSDLSFLKNILGANIVSDVEAATADDLGHGSVSRDDADELFYVEGGADAHGVTLLLRGSTDHVVDELERGVQDALDVVSTAVSDGRLVAGGGAIEVELASRLRDYADSVEGREQLAVEAFADALELVPRVLAENAGLDSIDTLVDLRAAHEGGEAHAGLNVFSGDIEDTFEAGVVETAHAKEQALSSATEAANLVLKIDDIIAAGDLSTGGNDDEEGGAPGGMGGMGGMGGMGGAM from the coding sequence ATGATCATCATGGGAGAGGACTCTCAGCGGGTGAAGGACAAGGACGCGCAGGAATACAACATCTCCGCGGCGCGTGCCGTCGCCGAGGCCGTTCGTTCGACGCTCGGCCCCAAAGGAATGGACAAGATGCTCGTCGACTCGATGGGCGACGTAACCATCACGAACGACGGCGTCACCATCCTCCAGACGATGGACATCGACAACCCGACGGCCGAGATGATCGTCGAGGTTGCCGAGACGCAGGAGGACGAGGCCGGCGACGGGACGACGACCGCCGTCGCCATCGCGGGTGAACTCCTCAAGAACGCCGAGGACCTCCTCGAACAGGAGATTCACCCGACGGCGATCATCAAGGGCTTCCACCTCGCCAGCGAGCAGGCTCGCGCCGAGGTCGACGACATCGCGACCCCCGTCGACCCCGACGACGAGGAGCTCATCCGGAAGGTCGCCGAGACCTCCATGACCGGCAAGGGCGCCGAACTGGAGAAGGAGGTCCTCGCCGACCTCATCTACCGCGCGGTCAAGCAGGTCACCGTGGAGGCCGACGACGGCTCCCACGTCGTCGACCTGGAGAACATCGCGATGGAGACCCAGACCGGCCGCTCGGCCGGCGAGTCCGAGCTCCTGCAGGGCGCCGTCGTCGACAAGGACCCGCTCCACGACGACATGCCCAGCGAGGTCGAGGACGCGAAGGTGCTCCTGCTGAACGACCCCATCGAGGTCGAGGAGGCCGACGTGGACACGCAGGTGTCCATCGACTCGCCCGACCAGCTCCAGCAGTTCCTCGATCAGGAGGAGGAGCAGCTCAAGGCGAAGGTCGAGGCGATCAAGCAGACGGGCGCGAACGTCGTCTTCTGCCAGAAGGGCGTCGACGACCTCGCCCAGCACTACCTCGCGAAGGAGGGCATCCTCGCGGCCCGCCGCGTGAAGAAGTCCGACCTGAGCTTCCTCAAGAACATCCTCGGCGCGAACATCGTCTCCGACGTCGAGGCGGCCACCGCCGACGACCTCGGCCACGGCTCGGTGTCGCGTGACGACGCCGACGAGCTGTTCTACGTCGAGGGCGGCGCGGACGCCCACGGCGTCACGCTCCTGCTGCGCGGCTCCACCGACCACGTGGTCGACGAACTGGAGCGCGGCGTCCAGGACGCGCTCGACGTCGTGTCCACGGCTGTCTCCGACGGTCGCCTCGTCGCCGGTGGCGGCGCCATCGAGGTCGAACTGGCCTCGCGCCTCCGTGACTACGCCGACTCCGTCGAGGGCCGCGAGCAGCTCGCCGTCGAGGCGTTCGCCGACGCGCTCGAACTCGTGCCGCGCGTCCTCGCCGAGAACGCCGGCCTCGACTCCATCGACACGCTGGTCGACCTCCGCGCCGCCCACGAGGGCGGCGAGGCCCACGCCGGCCTGAACGTGTTCTCCGGCGACATCGAGGACACGTTCGAGGCGGGCGTCGTCGAGACGGCCCACGCGAAGGAGCAGGCGCTCTCGTCTGCCACCGAGGCCGCGAACCTCGTCCTCAAGATCGACGACATCATCGCCGCGGGCGACCTGTCCACCGGCGGCAACGACGACGAAGAGGGCGGCGCGCCCGGCGGCATGGGCGGCATGGGCGGCATGGGCGGTATGGGCGGCGCGATGTGA
- a CDS encoding ornithine cyclodeaminase family protein — translation MKTLLLNSDDVHENAEMGELVPAIEDAFAAYQRGDAQMPPKSYIDLPEYNGDFRSMPAYLDAGDWDAAGVKWVNVHTDNEADYDLPTVMGTMIYSDPKNAFPLAILDGTELTMKRTGAAAAVATDHLAVADASSLGIVGAGVQAYTQLEAISTVRDIEEVIVSDLSEERVARFIDAFEDRFDVRAGSIEEAASCDVLSTVTPVEDPIVSREALGEHTHVNAMGADAEGKHELADEVLLDAKLVIDDYDQTTHSGEINVPYNAGVLSDDDIYGQIGEIVVGDIAGRTDDDGITVFDSTGLAIQDVAAAHVVYEHANERDNGYEFDLLGLAD, via the coding sequence ATGAAGACGCTGCTGCTCAACAGCGACGACGTCCACGAGAACGCCGAGATGGGCGAACTCGTCCCGGCCATCGAGGACGCGTTCGCGGCCTACCAGCGCGGCGACGCACAGATGCCACCCAAGAGCTACATCGACCTGCCGGAGTACAACGGCGACTTCCGCTCGATGCCCGCCTACCTCGACGCCGGCGACTGGGACGCCGCGGGCGTGAAGTGGGTGAACGTCCACACCGACAACGAGGCCGACTACGACCTCCCGACGGTGATGGGGACGATGATCTACTCCGACCCGAAGAACGCCTTCCCGCTCGCCATCCTCGACGGGACGGAACTGACGATGAAGCGCACGGGCGCCGCCGCCGCCGTCGCCACGGACCACCTCGCCGTCGCGGACGCCTCGTCGCTGGGCATCGTCGGCGCGGGCGTCCAGGCGTACACGCAGTTGGAGGCCATCTCCACCGTCCGCGACATCGAGGAGGTCATCGTCTCGGACCTCTCGGAGGAGCGCGTCGCGCGCTTCATCGACGCCTTCGAGGACCGCTTCGACGTGCGCGCCGGCTCCATCGAGGAGGCCGCCAGTTGTGACGTGCTCTCGACGGTGACGCCCGTCGAAGACCCCATCGTCTCGCGGGAGGCGCTCGGCGAGCACACCCACGTCAACGCGATGGGCGCCGACGCCGAGGGCAAGCACGAACTCGCCGACGAGGTGTTGCTCGACGCGAAACTCGTCATCGACGACTACGACCAGACGACCCACTCCGGCGAGATCAACGTGCCGTACAACGCGGGCGTCCTCTCGGACGACGACATCTACGGCCAGATCGGCGAGATCGTCGTCGGCGACATCGCGGGGCGCACCGACGACGACGGGATCACCGTCTTCGACTCGACCGGCCTCGCGATTCAGGACGTCGCCGCCGCGCACGTCGTGTACGAGCACGCCAACGAGCGCGACAACGGCTACGAGTTCGACCTGCTCGGTCTCGCCGACTAA
- a CDS encoding DUF7535 family protein, with product MSTEVDTREEDDDGGILTTAYRTVTPGYRSHSDDEMNAIGWAMFLGLLVILLPLLPFVAIVWGVSKVIEAITGENDGEE from the coding sequence ATGAGCACAGAGGTCGACACGCGCGAGGAAGACGACGACGGCGGGATCCTGACGACGGCGTACCGGACGGTCACGCCGGGGTACCGCTCGCACTCGGACGACGAGATGAACGCCATCGGGTGGGCGATGTTCCTCGGCCTGCTCGTCATCCTGCTCCCGCTGCTCCCGTTCGTCGCCATCGTCTGGGGAGTCAGCAAGGTGATCGAGGCGATCACCGGCGAGAACGACGGCGAGGAGTAG